The Paramisgurnus dabryanus chromosome 24, PD_genome_1.1, whole genome shotgun sequence genome contains the following window.
AGGAACCTCCCAGTATGacttaatattaataaatataaaactagGGTCAGTTAATACATTGCATTTTAATCCTCATTTTTCCAACTCAGCTCTGTTCCTGAAGTTAGACCAATACTACACTGTTTAAGTTGTACTTGGGACAGTACCTTTTCAACATGTCCAAATATGTACCACTTAGGTACAAATATATACCTGTAAGATACCACAGTGTACCTTAGCAGttcttttaggtacaaaagtgtacgtTTTGAAAAAGGTACCGCTTAGTCACAACGTTTTGTACCCTCATATACTTTTTTGATGGCTTTATCTGATGTCCATTTTAGGTCTTGCTTCATCCTTTAAAATCTTTGAGTTGACACAACACTGAGTTGCATTTTTATGATGATGGCTTTTACAATTTTAATGGAGTTATTATTGCATTTATACCTTGAAATCATCATAACCACGGACATAAGCGGTTGTATCATCACTatatgcaaataataaaaacttCAAATTAAAATCAAAATGTCCATAAGCTACCATTTAATTGGATAAAGCATATTACTAATTTAAAatgcataatatattttattaggcCTATTTGAAAAGTTATTTATTCTCTCtgaaaaaagttgtttttctAGAAAAGTTAGTTAATaacacaaaaaacttttgttaaaggaaataactaaactaaactttttaAAGGTTTGCTGCCCCCTTTAGATAATTTGAAGTATAGCAGTCTGGTTTGGTTTTCTGTGCAAAGTTGACTACTTATTCATTAATTCAAATAATGAAAATGTGCTAgtatctttatttaaataaaaccagAACACAAATGTTGAAATTTTTTCTAATGTCTATTTTTCCTAAAATGTACAAAGCAACGAAACATGATTGTAACATTGCATTGATCATGCTACCGTAACACAGTGTGTATGATTATGACACACGCATCACAATATACAAAAAGATTAACTTCTgacaataaaatataaacacatGCCTTAAGATTTGGACAGAATCTGTATCGATTTCACATATAAAGCATCCAGAAATAAAATCAGGACATGACGCGAATAAATAGCAGCATGAAAAGTTAATCACACAAAAAATAGCAGCGTGATTATTCATCTTGTCAAGCCCAGCAGGTTTCGTAAGATAAATAGCTAAAAACAATAACTTAAAAACTCTGTAGTGTTTGGTGAcatctataaaaataaaaatgtaaaaaaaatactgacTTTCAGGTCCTGATGAATACTGTAGGTAATAACACTTATCATTCAAAGTAGTAATTCTGCAGGAAAATGCTGTTTAGGCCTTTGAAGACCGGCTGATAGTTGTAAATAAGAGCTTTCTCTTCTTCAGTTTGCGAAGGGAAGCGGTGATGGTTTTTCATTGCTGGAAAAGACAAACTGCAGTTAGTGAATCTATATTCAATTCTGTTTAGTCTGAAAGTAATGCCGACTCTCTATCATGGAGGTCAAGAGATTCTCTGATGCAAATGAAACAATACAGATTCATTTCTTTGACTAACCTTCAGAGACGAAGAAGTGTGCGGTGTAGAAAGCGGCTTTGATGGCCGAGAGCGTGTGAATCATCCCGGCTTTCTCAATCCACTCAAATTGACTTTTCTCTGGATGCCACTGTACAGCGTAGAATGGATAGCGATACGCTACAAGACATGAGACAGTTTCACGAATCAGACAAATTTTTGATTTTTAAGTATAAAATTATTTGTGAGTAAAGTCATTGTGAAATCAAGTGTAAGACAAAAAGTTTAACATGTGCTAAATTGCATCACACAACAGTAAGACAGTGTTTGACACATTCATACCCTCCATTGTAGAAATGAACTCCGTCTTGCCGTCAGTATTGGTGGTTAAGACTCTATAGAAACGCTTTAGTTTGGCATTGCTGCTGTAATtctgtgaaaacaaaataaatttaaatcatcAAGATGTACTGCTGAATAAAACTAAGTTACGTTCCTGTTTTTGGTGACATCATTTGTGCTTTATCTTTATATTGTATGATGGGTGAAGCAGTTTGACTATAACAGTTTGACTATTGAATAGGGTTATGCAAGAAATAGTTTGCGATAATAATTGTTGTTTTAACCGTGTGCAAATCAATATTAGAGTATATTGTTCGcgtagaaaaaaaaaaaaacattcagtgcCCACAAATTTCCATCAATAACATCAACATTAATCATATTAACGTGCTGTAAGATGGAGCTTGAACAATATAAtctcacaaacacatttttgagaAAAGCAAAATATCATCTATAGTTAtcgaaaaaataaataaacaaaaccagataTTATCGACTTTGAATTGTTTTGCACTAATATCGAACTTTTATCTTCAGTGAAAAAGGAGTCGTACCTGTAGTGACAAACTCCAGCTATGGAAATTCGACGTGATGTTTTCCTCTGCTAGAGACTGAAGGAGATCTTTTGGAAACCTTTTGAACATCCTGCTGTTTTGTGATCCTGCGTTTAATAAAAAGTTACCAACAACAGTTAACACTTTAGTAATCTGAAGATCAAATTAAACAAGACAATACacaaaaaattaaagaaaattgGGCAAGAGCAAAGCTTGGTTACACAAACCTTAGCCATActgcaaaaaaatcttagtatttttgtcttgtttttagaacaaatatctaaacattcttaaaacaaTATGCATTTTTTGTTGAGCAAAATTACCCAAGAAAAAAAGTCTTTTTAGACAAACAAAATTACCTTTAAGTGAATTGgtgcattaaacaagcaaaaacaaatctgccaattggggaagatttttttaacttttcttaaattaagatttttcttctcaccccattggcagtattttttttgttttatgtacaaatttccttaaattatatattttttgtcttaaaactggaacttattttcttaggtcattttgctcaacaaaaatgcatctttatttaagaattattagatatttgtacaaaaacaagataaaaatactaaaatTTAAACTATGATTTaaacatacactgcaaaaaaataatttaagagactatttcttaattttactgaaaacaagacaaaaatacgatctaaaaattcttaaattaagatgctttttcttgatgagcaaaacgacccaagaaaataagtctagttttaagaccaagaaaatctaatttaagtgattttgtgcatacaagcaaaaaaatctgccaatggggtaagcatttttttcttaaatttttcttgaatttagcgtttaagaaacatttcaaaaaaaattttgcttacaccattggcaagtttttgcttgttttatgcacaaaataacttaaatttgatattttgggtctaaaaactagacttattttcttgggtcgttttgctcatcaagaaaaagcatcttaatttaaatttttaaaaatatttttactgaaaacaagacaaaaatactaagattttttttcttgaaaatcattttttgcagtgtaataagTAAGAAAGTTTTGCAGTGCACATTTGAAAGACAAATAAACAGCAGACAAACAACACCTGGACTGAAGGTCAGAGGTAACGTGACGGCTTTGGTGTCGGTCAGTGTCAGCAGGTTCTTGTTGCTGGTCAGGACTGTGAGCTGCTGCAAACCCTGACAGGTTCCCCAGATCGGAAAATAATCTGAAGCATCATTCGCCTGTTgtgttaaagtcacaatgaGCATCACTCTATCAGACAATTCTTTCACATAATACTTATAATAGTTTACCTTTATTGCAAGGTCATAGAAAATCTTTGCCGCTCTTGTGAACTGAGACGTCTCGATGTCTACATTACCACCAGGCAGCAACAAACTACACacagaataaatgtaaatatacatctaaaacttaaatataaaaaatcaataaatactttaaacaacatttaatgAGCTCATATCTTTCATTCAAATTCACTCACCCATTTATTGAGTTAAATAATTTCACATAATCTTGCTCCGTTTGATTTATCCTGTAAACATTTATGAATAATTAATATTGTTATTCacatgattattattattttaggaGATTTTGTTTGTATTTAGCATCATACCGGATTGGCACAACCCTGGCACCAGCTGATTCCAGATGCTTCACATATGATGATGCTATGTAAGAAGATCCCTGCGCTTGTGGGTCATCCTCCAAGTTTTCCTGGGCTAAAACTCCTAAAaaaaaccacacacagcaaACAAATAGATACACGATGTATGGGGCTTTACTGGTGCTTCATCACGTGTGTTGCCATGACAATGCATTGAAATGAAGCAAGATGATCCTGAACATTCGAGAAACAGAAGGCGTCGTTTTCAATATCACATCGGGAAAATAAATGATGCATTGCACCATTGCTTATCTAGCTAGCACGTGAACAGTAAATGACACACATGCTGACGTTTATTAATAATGCTTAACTTACCGATGATGGGTCTGTAGTTGAAATGACGCGCGCATGATGCTGGCGGTGGGAACGCGCAGAGAACAGCCGCGAGGACAAATACCTGGCAATACATTCACCTCTAA
Protein-coding sequences here:
- the LOC135722170 gene encoding gamma-glutamyl hydrolase-like; translated protein: MYCQVFVLAAVLCAFPPPASCARHFNYRPIIGVLAQENLEDDPQAQGSSYIASSYVKHLESAGARVVPIRINQTEQDYVKLFNSINGLLLPGGNVDIETSQFTRAAKIFYDLAIKANDASDYFPIWGTCQGLQQLTVLTSNKNLLTLTDTKAVTLPLTFSPGSQNSRMFKRFPKDLLQSLAEENITSNFHSWSLSLQNYSSNAKLKRFYRVLTTNTDGKTEFISTMEAYRYPFYAVQWHPEKSQFEWIEKAGMIHTLSAIKAAFYTAHFFVSEAMKNHHRFPSQTEEEKALIYNYQPVFKGLNSIFLQNYYFE